The proteins below are encoded in one region of Serinus canaria isolate serCan28SL12 unplaced genomic scaffold, serCan2020 HiC_scaffold_159, whole genome shotgun sequence:
- the LOC127061168 gene encoding protein TASOR 2-like, whose translation MRSTGAAGTRTTWDSSSRSSVHTEEPGEAWDWDDRRDHGSLVVSRQCQERMEHFQLPRRRRRRARESHLARSLLGTWRGLEEITQHTLDMECLRFHYKLKEILRNGRRPFSTSQSIFPTDFPPRRAPVPLSPRSRSPLQVTIPPSDAWPGGLRSRGDPRAARRSRSRARSRERGAALRLARLRHPPAPPQPQPQPQPEPRGDVAGILQEFSEFQRVLLAGAGAGSAAPVQGEPGGGRAELARPRGTAAFQGMVAELCGALRCHLRRVAARGQPGMFYLLETGTEPFFDRVKALLKAEGFVRVEPLNFCRAQHQDSERLLVIIRNEDIASHIHTVPSLLELKRCPRVVFAGVDDPEEVTVTHSRSSSRPE comes from the exons ATGAGATCCACGGGTGCTGCAGGAACAAGGACTACCTGGGacagctcctccaggagctccgTGCACACCGAGGAGCCTGGGGAGGCCTGGGACTGGGATGACCGCAGGGATCACGGGAGCCTTGTGgtcagcaggcagtgccaggagaggATGGAACAtttccagcttcccaggaggcGCCGCCGCCGTGCCCGGGAGTCTCACCTGGCCCGCTCGCTGCTGGGGACCTGGAGGGGCTTGGAGGAGATCACCCAGCACACTTTGGACATGGAGTGTCTCCGCTTCCATTATAAGCTAAAAGAAATCCTAAGGAATGGCAGACGCCCCTTTTCTACCTCCCAAAGCATCTTCCCGACGGACTTTCctccccgccgcgcccccgTCCCGCTGTCCCCGCGCAGCCGGAGCCCCCTGCAGGTGACAATTCCCCCCTCGGACGCGTGGCCGGGCGGGCTCCGCTCCCGCGGGGACCCTCGGGCCGCCAGGAGGAGCCGTTCCCGGGCCAGGAGCCGGGAGCGCGGGGCCGCCCTGCGCCTGGCCCGGCTGCGGCacccgcccgccccgccccagccccagccccagccccagccggAGCCGCGCGGGGACGTGGCCGGCATCCTGCAGGAGTTCTCCGAGTTCCAGAGGGTGCTGctggccggggccggggccgggagcgCCGCCCCGGTGCAGGGCGAGCCCGGGGGCGGCCGGGCGGAGctggcccggccccgcgggacGGCGGCGTTCCAGGGAATGGTGGCCGAGCTGTGCGGGGCCCTGCGCTGCCACCTGCGCCGCGTGGCCGCCCGAGGGCAGCCCGGAATGTTCTACCTGCTGGAGACGGGCACGGAGCCCTTCTTCGACAGGGTGaag GCCCTGCTGAAGGCCGAGGGCTTTGTGAGGGTGGAGCCCCTGAActtctgcagagcccagcaccaggACAGCGAGCGGCTGCTGGTCATCATCAGGAACGAGGACATCGCCTCCCACATCCACACC gtgccctccctgctggagctgaagcGCTGTCCCCGCGTGGTGTTTGCTGGTGTGGACGATCCCgaggaggtgacagtgacacattCCAGGAGCTCTTCCAGGCCGGAGG